The region CAATGCCCGTCTGGCCTTGGCCGGATGGCGTTGGTTCGCGGCGGGCCATTCCTTGCGCACCGACCACGCCACCGAAGTCTTCGGGCTGGAGAGCACCTTTTTGCCGGGCCGATTCCAGTTCGTCGAGTTGGACGGTCAGGAGATCATTTTGGACGGGGCGCACAACGCCCATGCCATGGCAGCTCTTAGCGCCGCCCTGCGGGCCGACAATATCCGTCCGGGCAAAGTGGTCTTCGCGTGTCTGCGAGACAAGAACCTGACCGACATGCTGCCGTTCATCCGCTCTTTTTCCGACGGGCCCATCCTGGTTCCGGCCATGAAGGGCGAGCGGGCAGCGGACAACAGGGCCATAGCCGAAGCCATAGGCGGAAAGGCCGAGGCGTCGGAATCTTTGGAAGCGGCTCTGGAACAAGGGTCTGATATTGACGGGCCGACACTGGTATGCGGGTCCTTGTATTTGCTTGCGGAGTTCTATATCCTGAATCCTCGTTTTCTCACCGCCTAACACTGGGATACGCATGAGTAATCTTTTCAGGCACCTGCCTTCAGTGGATGAAGTCCTTTCAGCCTTGGGCAAAGAGGAGGGAATTGGCGATCTGCCCCGTCCGCTGGTCAAGAATCTGGTTAACGAATTCCTGGACATCTGCCGCGAGGAGATCCGCTCCGGTGTTTTTTCCAAGCCCGAGGAGTTGTCCGGCACAGCCCTGGCTCCACGGCTGACCGCTTATGTGCGGTCCAAAGCGCGGCCTCATTTTCGCAGGGTGCTCAACGCCACGGGCGTGGTCGTGCACACCAACCTGGGACGCTCCCTGCTGGCCAAGTCCGCCATCGAGGCCGTGACCGAAGCCTGCGGGCACTATTCCAACTGCGAGTTCGATCTGGCCACGGGCAAGCGCGGCAGCCGCTACTCCCACGTGGAGAAGATCCTGTGCGACATCACCGGGGCCGAAGCCGCCCTTGTGGTCAACAACAATGCGGCCGCCGTCTTCATCATGCTCGAAACCCTGGCCAAGGGGCGTGAGGTAATTGTCTCGCGTGGGCAGCTGGTCGAGATTGGCGGTTCCTTCCGCATCCCGGACGTGATGGCCAAGTCAGGGGCGACCCTGCGCGAGGTCGGAGCCACCAACAGGACACACGTGCACGACTATGAGAACGCCATCGGCGACGAGACCGGGGCGCTGATGCGCGTGCACACCTCCAATTTTCGCGTAGTCGGATTCACCAAGGAGGTGTCTCTGGCCGAGATGCGCGTGCTGGGCGACCGCTACAACCTTCCCGTCATCGAAGACTTGGGGTCAGGTTCCCTCTATTCGCTGGAAGGGGAGGGGCTGCTCGGCGAACCCACGGTGCAGCAGGTGGTGGCACAGGGCGCGGATGTGGTGTCGTTTTCGGGCGACAAGGTCCTGGGCGGTCCCCAGGCGGGCGTCATCGTGGGCCGTAAGGAATATATCGACCGCATCAAGAAGAATCCCATCAACAGGGCCGTGCGCATTGACAAAATGACCCTGGCCGCCCTGGAGGCGACCCTGCGCCTGTACCTCGACATGGGTGAAGCCCGACGCAAAATCCCTACTCTGAACATGATCACCGCGTCGCCCGAGGCGCTGAAGTCCAAGGCGCGGCGGCTGGCTGACGCCGTACGGGAAGCTTTGGGTGAACGGGCTTCGGTTGGCATGAAAAAAGGCGTTTCCCGCGTGGGCGGTGGAGCCTTCCCCGAATACGACCTGCCCGGCACCATGGTCACCGTTGCC is a window of uncultured Pseudodesulfovibrio sp. DNA encoding:
- the selA gene encoding L-seryl-tRNA(Sec) selenium transferase produces the protein MSNLFRHLPSVDEVLSALGKEEGIGDLPRPLVKNLVNEFLDICREEIRSGVFSKPEELSGTALAPRLTAYVRSKARPHFRRVLNATGVVVHTNLGRSLLAKSAIEAVTEACGHYSNCEFDLATGKRGSRYSHVEKILCDITGAEAALVVNNNAAAVFIMLETLAKGREVIVSRGQLVEIGGSFRIPDVMAKSGATLREVGATNRTHVHDYENAIGDETGALMRVHTSNFRVVGFTKEVSLAEMRVLGDRYNLPVIEDLGSGSLYSLEGEGLLGEPTVQQVVAQGADVVSFSGDKVLGGPQAGVIVGRKEYIDRIKKNPINRAVRIDKMTLAALEATLRLYLDMGEARRKIPTLNMITASPEALKSKARRLADAVREALGERASVGMKKGVSRVGGGAFPEYDLPGTMVTVAVDGLAVEDLRDALLDTDPPLVARIEDDEFLLDSRTLGSSELKLAAHALKQAVAALTE